One genomic window of Salmo salar chromosome ssa12, Ssal_v3.1, whole genome shotgun sequence includes the following:
- the LOC106564566 gene encoding transcription factor jun-B isoform X1, with product MSTIMEQPFYHDDSFLSAYGHSGAALHDYKLLKQNMNLNFAENYRNQSLKAQLRNESEFYPTGGASEVGSLKLASPELERLIIQNSNGVITTTPTPGQYFYSRGITEEQEGFADGFVKALDDLHKMNQMPPPNVSIGTGGVSTCTVASTVFGSSMQPEHLEYTTLNSCGPHTNLTPATSSYPSTTISYLPHHQYQHHQPAAHPSHHFQHSLAGAGLHAQRYSGLKEEPQTVPDMQSSDDESACGMSPIDMENQERIKAERKRLRNRLAATKCRKRKLERISRLEDKVKILKTDNAGLSSTASVLREQVAQLKQKVMTHVSSGCQLMLTSKIKSF from the coding sequence ATGTCCACAATAATGGAACAGCCTTTCTATCATGACGACTCGTTTCTTTCTGCTTATGGTCATTCAGGCGCTGCCCTGCACGACTACAAGCTCCTCAAGCAGAACATGAACTTGAACTTCGCCGAGAACTATCGGAACCAAAGCCTCAAGGCTCAGCTGCGCAACGAGAGTGAATTCTATCCGACCGGGGGCGCATCAGAAGTCGGCTCGCTGAAGCTCGCCTCTCCTGAACTGGAGCGATTGATCATCCAGAACAGCAACGGTGTCATCACTACCACACCGACACCTGGGCAGTACTTCTACAGTAGGGGAATCACAGAGGAACAAGAGGGCTTCGCGGACGGGTTCGTTAAAGCTCTGGACGACCTCCACAAGATGAACCAGATGCCGCCACCGAACGTGTCCATCGGAACCGGTGGAGTCTCCACGTGCACTGTGGCCTCCACCGTGTTTGGTTCCTCCATGCAGCCGGAGCACCTGGAGTACACCACCCTGAACAGCTGTGGCCCTCACACTAACCTCACACCTGCAACCAGCAGCTacccctccaccaccatcagCTACCTGCCTCAccaccagtaccagcaccaccaaCCCGCGGCGCACCCATCCCACCACTTCCAGCACTCGCTAGCAGGAGCAGGCCTACACGCACAGCGATATTCGGGGCTGAAAGAGGAGCCCCAGACCGTTCCAGACATGCAGAGCAGCGACGACGAGTCAGCTTGCGGCATGTCCCCAATCGACATGGAAAACCAGGAGCGCATCAAGGCCGAGCGCAAGAGGCTAAGGAACCGCCTGGCAGCCACCAAGTGCCGGAAGCGCAAACTGGAGCGCATCTCGCGCTTGGAGGACAAGGTGAAGATTCTGAAGACAGACAACGCCGGGCTCTCCAGCACAGCTTCCGTCCTGCGCGAGCAGGTAGCTCAACTCAAACAGAAAGTTATGACACACGTCAGTTCTGGCTGTCAACTCATGTTGACATCCAAGATCAAGTCGTTTTGA
- the LOC106564568 gene encoding protein Wiz, with translation MENTKEEAPAPVMCEVCGTYFETRRGLSSHARLHLRQLGVDVSDNSGAPIDLLYQLIQDRDGSMHPPKPVYSSPKKPKGSGTLISQKETPLGGRVKVVTTPQNNISKVARKGTVLAKPRQSSMSSFLTAGKTPSPSGGASLASAKPAWAPQETDAPLTLAMDTNDEVHVCQLCGAWYESRKGLASHCRAHLRQFGITENTETKGGPIEFLYQIMEAEDLQPIASEGLNVYNPSMSSNSNKRPSGSGSSTSPARHKGSPSSSLHQPPSNKRPKPSASEGTAPQDHRLSTGEFTCVLCGEEFENRKGLASHSRSHLRQLGVTDLLGKASAIDTVQQLVSSGVLAAAASVRPSNTTTKTPSQSPAPARSPARSPANAHLSPLASSHNPRSKAKKGSTLVYPKPEPLEMELDVGFSSPLGGYSSSNGSQGSQKLAKNGQSFNSGSDQELMITCEFCGQFFDSRKALSCHARSHLRQLGVMWSVNESPIDLLRVILLKEGSATATQVKREPASAHSSAGPAWANHRRFSEPLWAPRGSKRTFTPPLDYSLNDKPSPDKNGSSQSAGDACCELCGFDFENRTALASHARAHLRQLGVKEWRAEGVKASPIELLSAWIQRQPRKAAEIHRQYRDGDLNIRFKRNAPSHSPSTDSGSFSSGAQRAAGLGRRAGREVARVAGGSSRTAQGQRSQGETGHSSYHHHTVTHTQSQGARGDFNHIRSPRGFERRVPKHTAHTEGAEGDGSSQQPPRSGNIPSLVPRPPSTPLVKQVGKEYTLKCRFCEAVFHGSQSVQEDWIRHLQKHILDLRFNKACPPPDPERPLVPGIEPSATTTTPVLLAPLVV, from the exons ATGGAGAACACAAAAGAAGAGG cCCCGGCCCCGGTTATGTGTGAGGTGTGCGGGACCTACTTCGAGACGCGGCGGGGTCTCTCCAGTCACGCCAGACTCCACCTCCGCCAGCTCGGCGTGGATGTCTCGGACAACAGCGGAGCTCCCATCGACTTACTCTACCAGCTGATTCAGGACAGGGACGGTTCCATGCACCCACCCAAACCCGTCTACTCTTCACCCAAAAAACCCAAGGGGTCAGGGACACTCATCTCCCAGAAGGAGACCCCTCTTGGGGGTAGGGTCAAAGTAGTGACAACCCCACAGAATAATATATCCAAGGTAGCTCGTAAAGGGACAGTTTTGGCCAAGCCTCGGCAGTCTTCCATGTCGTCGTTCCTAACAGCAGGCAAGACACCGTCACCCTCAGGGGGAGCGAGCCTGGCCTCGGCCAAGCCTGCCTGGGCACCGCAGGAGACGGATGCCCCTCTCACCCTGG CGATGGACACCAATGACGAGGTGCATGTGTGCCAATTGTGCGGCGCCTGGTACGAGTCCCGCAAAGGCCTGGCCAGTCACTGCCGGGCCCACTTGCGCCAGTTCGGCATCACCGAGAACACCGAGACTAAAGGAGGACCAATAGAATTCCTCTACCAGATCATGGAAGCGGAAGACCTCCAACCTATAGCAAGTGAAGGTCTCAACGTCTATAACCCTTCTATGTCTTCTAACTCTAACAAACGTCCCTCCGGCTCTGGTTCGTCCACATCGCCTGCTAGACATAAAggatccccctcctcctcccttcaccaGCCTCCCTCCAACAAACGGCCCAAGCCCTCCGCATCAGAAGGAACCGCTCCACAGGATCATAGGCTCAGCACAG GTGAGTTCACCTGTGTGTTGTGCGGTGAGGAGTTTGAGAACCGCAAAGGCCTAGCGAGCCACTCCCGCTCTCACCTGCGCCAGCTCGGCGTCACCGACCTCCTGGGCAAGGCGTCGGCCATCGACACGGTCCAGCAGCTGGTCAGCAGCGGCGTGCTTGCGGCCGCTGCATCAGTACGACCCAGTAACACCACCACCAAGACCCCTTCTCAGTCTCCTGCCCCAGCCAGGTCTCCAGCTAGATCCCCAGCTAACGCCCACCTCAGCCCCTTGGCCTCCAGCCACAATCCCAGGTCCAAGGCCAAGAAGGGCTCCACCCTGGTCTATCCCAAGCCGGAGCCCCTGGAGATGGAGCTGGATGTGGGGTTTTCCAGTCCGCTTGGGGGGTACAGCAGCAGTAATGGATCTCAGGGTTCTCAGAAGTTGGCCAAAAATGGCCAGTCCTTCAACTCCG gTTCAGACCAGGAGCTCATGATCACCTGTGAATTCTGTGGCCAGTTCTTTGACAGCCGCAAGGCCCTGTCCTGCCACGCCCGCTCCCACCTGCGCCAGCTAGGAGTCATGTGGTCTGTCAACGAGTCGCCCATCGACCTGCTGAGAGTCATCCTGCTGAAGGAGGGCAGTGCCACTGCCACCCAG GTCAAGAGGGAGCCAGCGTCCGCTCACTCCAGCGCCGGCCCGGCCTGGGCCAATCACAGGAGGTTCTCGGAGCCTTTGTGGGCTCCCCGGGGCTCTAAGAGGACGTTCACTCCTCCACTGGACTACTCCCTCAACGACAAGCCTTCCCCTGATAAGAATGGATCCTCCCAGTCTG cCGGGGATGCGTGCTGCGAGCTGTGCGGCTTTGACTTTGAGAACCGCACGGCGCTGGCGAGCCACGCCCGGGCCCACCTCCGCCAGCTGGGGGTTAAGGAGTGGAGGGCAGAGGGTGTGAAGGCCTCCCCCATCGAGTTGCTCAGCGCCTGGATCCAGAGGCAGCCCCGCAAGGCCGCGGAGATCCACCGCCAGTACCGCGACGGTGACCTCAACATCAGGTTTAAG AGGAACGCCCCGTCCCACTCTCCCTCCACAGACTCAGGCTCCTTCTCCTCGGGAGCCCAGAGGGCTGCGGGGCTGGGGCGCAGGGCGGGCCGAGAGGTGGCCAGGGTCGCCGGGGGTTCGTCCAGGACAGCTCAAGGTCAAAGGTCACAGGGAGAGACGGGACACTCGTCATATCACCATCATACCGTCACTCATACGCAGTCCCAGGGGGCTAGAGGAGACTTCAACCACATACGCTCTCCTAGAG GTTTTGAGCGGCGGGTCCCTAAACACACCGCCCATacagagggagcagagggagacGGCAGCTCTCAACAACCCCCCCGGTCAGGAAACATCCCTTCCCTGGTTCCCaggcctccctccactcctctcgtcAAACAAGTGGGCAAAGAGTACACCCTCAAGTGCCG GTTCTGTGAGGCAGTGTTCCATGGATCTCAGTCAGTACAGGAGGACTGGATCAGACACCTGCAGAAACACATCCTGGACCTCCGCTTCAACAAGGCCTGTCCTCCCCCTGACCCAGAACGGCCCCTGGTCCCGGGCATCGAACCctcagccaccaccaccaccccggtCCTTCTGGCACCACTGGTGGTTTAA
- the LOC106564566 gene encoding transcription factor jun-B isoform X2: MNLNFAENYRNQSLKAQLRNESEFYPTGGASEVGSLKLASPELERLIIQNSNGVITTTPTPGQYFYSRGITEEQEGFADGFVKALDDLHKMNQMPPPNVSIGTGGVSTCTVASTVFGSSMQPEHLEYTTLNSCGPHTNLTPATSSYPSTTISYLPHHQYQHHQPAAHPSHHFQHSLAGAGLHAQRYSGLKEEPQTVPDMQSSDDESACGMSPIDMENQERIKAERKRLRNRLAATKCRKRKLERISRLEDKVKILKTDNAGLSSTASVLREQVAQLKQKVMTHVSSGCQLMLTSKIKSF; this comes from the coding sequence ATGAACTTGAACTTCGCCGAGAACTATCGGAACCAAAGCCTCAAGGCTCAGCTGCGCAACGAGAGTGAATTCTATCCGACCGGGGGCGCATCAGAAGTCGGCTCGCTGAAGCTCGCCTCTCCTGAACTGGAGCGATTGATCATCCAGAACAGCAACGGTGTCATCACTACCACACCGACACCTGGGCAGTACTTCTACAGTAGGGGAATCACAGAGGAACAAGAGGGCTTCGCGGACGGGTTCGTTAAAGCTCTGGACGACCTCCACAAGATGAACCAGATGCCGCCACCGAACGTGTCCATCGGAACCGGTGGAGTCTCCACGTGCACTGTGGCCTCCACCGTGTTTGGTTCCTCCATGCAGCCGGAGCACCTGGAGTACACCACCCTGAACAGCTGTGGCCCTCACACTAACCTCACACCTGCAACCAGCAGCTacccctccaccaccatcagCTACCTGCCTCAccaccagtaccagcaccaccaaCCCGCGGCGCACCCATCCCACCACTTCCAGCACTCGCTAGCAGGAGCAGGCCTACACGCACAGCGATATTCGGGGCTGAAAGAGGAGCCCCAGACCGTTCCAGACATGCAGAGCAGCGACGACGAGTCAGCTTGCGGCATGTCCCCAATCGACATGGAAAACCAGGAGCGCATCAAGGCCGAGCGCAAGAGGCTAAGGAACCGCCTGGCAGCCACCAAGTGCCGGAAGCGCAAACTGGAGCGCATCTCGCGCTTGGAGGACAAGGTGAAGATTCTGAAGACAGACAACGCCGGGCTCTCCAGCACAGCTTCCGTCCTGCGCGAGCAGGTAGCTCAACTCAAACAGAAAGTTATGACACACGTCAGTTCTGGCTGTCAACTCATGTTGACATCCAAGATCAAGTCGTTTTGA
- the LOC106564567 gene encoding peroxiredoxin-1, whose protein sequence is MSSGNAKIGQPAPQFKATAVVDGQFKDIQLSDYMGKYVVFFFYPLDFTFVCPTEIVGFSDQAEEFRKIGCEVIGASTDSHFSHLAWINTPRKQGGLGPMNIPLVADLTQSISRDYGVLKEDQGIAYRGLFVIDDKGILRQITINDLPVGRSVDETLRLVQAFQHTDKYGEVCPAGWKPGSDTIVPDIQKSKEFFSKQ, encoded by the exons ATGTCATCTGGAAACGCTAAGATAGGCCAGCCGGCCCCACAGTTCAAAGCCACTGCTGTGGTGGACGGACAGTTCAAAGATATCCAGCTGTCTGACTACATGG GGAAGTACGTGGTGTTCTTCTTCTACCCGCTGGACTTCACTTTCGTCTGCCCCACTGAGATTGTGGGTTTCAGTGACCAGGCCGAGGAGTTCCGCAAGATCGGCTGTGAGGTCATCGGCGCCTCCACAGACTCTCACTTCAGCCACCTGGCCTG GATCAACACCCCCAGGAAGCAGGGTGGTTTGGGACCAATGAACATCCCCCTTGTGGCTGACCTCACCCAGTCTATCTCCAGAGACTACGGAGTGCTGAAGGAGGACCAGGGCATCGCTTACAG GGGTCTGTTTGTGATTGACGACAAGGGCATCCTGAGGCAGATCACCATCAACGACCTGCCAGTGGGCCGCTCTGTGGACGAGACCCTGCGTCTGGTGCAGGCCTTCCAGCACACAGACAAATACGGAGAGG TGTGTCCCGCTGGCTGGAAGCCAGGCAGTGACACCATCGTCCCCGACATCCAGAAGAGCAAGGAGTTCTTCTCCAAACAGTGA